CGACGGCGGCGGCAAGATCCCGGCGCGCGCCAAGGGGTTCCAGGGGGCACTCGCCGTCGCGATGTTCCTGCGGGGGCTGTTCAAGCCCGGCAAGGCCAAGCGCGCCCTGGTCGGCGGCTCGCCCGACGTGTACGCGACGACCGCCAACGGCGGCCCCGCCGTGGTGGCCGTGCTCGATGGCCGGGTCGTCGGCGTCATGTGCCTGGAGGTGACCCAGGAGGGCATCGCCGCGTTCCGTAACCAGGTCAACCCCGACAAGCTCGAGCGGGCGACCCGCACGTGGGCGGCCGGTGAGCACGGCGAACCCCTGCTCACCGCCTTCTGAGCCGCCTTCGCGCGCAGAACGCAGCAGTGTGAGCTGCTTCACAGCGGCTTTCTGTCAGGAAACGGCGCGCCGTCCGGTTCAAGGGGCGAACGCCGACCACGGACCAGACAGGAGCACCGTCATGCAGCATCGCATCGTCGTCCTCGGAGCCGGATACGCCGGAGCCACGGCGGCCGGGCGGCTCGCCCGGCGCCTACGCCGCGAGGACGCCTGCGTCACGCTCGTCAACGCCGAACCCGACTTCGTCGAGCGGGTCCGGATGCACCAGCTCGCCACCGGTCAGGACCTCACGCCCCGGCCGCTCGACGAGATGTTCGCGGGCACCGGCGTCGACGTCACAGTCGCCCGGGTCACCGCCGTGGACGCCGACCGCAAGGCCGTCACCGTCACGACCGGCGACGGTACGGACGAGCTGCCGTACGACACCCTCGTCTACGCCCTGGGCAGCCACTGGAACGACCAGGGCGTCCCCGGCGCCGCCGAGCACGCCCATGAGATCGCCGGCCGCGCCGGGGCTCTGCGGCTGCGCCGGGACCTTGCCGATCTGGACGGCGGGCGGCCCGTCGTGGTCGTGGGCGGTGGGCTGACCGGCCTGGAGGCCGTGACGGAGATCGCCGAGGCGCGCCCGGATCTCGAGCTCGCCCTCGTCGCCCGCGCCGGTCTCGGCGACTGGTTGTCCGACAAGGGTCGCCTGCACCTGAAGGCCGTTCTCGAACGGCTCGGCGTCACCGTGCACGAGCACACCGCCGTGACCGCCGTCGAGGCGGACCGCGTCGTCACCGGCGACGGCACGGCCCTGCCGTCCGCCGTCACCGTGTGGACCACCGGCTTCACCGTCCACCCGATCGCTCGTGCCACCACACTGGACGTCACCGACACCGGCCGGATCGTGGTCGACGGGACGATGCGCTCGGTCTCCCACCCCGACGTCTACGCCGTCGGCGACGCGGCCTGGGCGAAGGGCCCCGGCGACAAGCCGCTGCGCATGTCGTGCGCTTCCGGTGTGCCCTCCGCCTGGCAGGCCGCCGACGCCATCGCTGGCCGCCTGACCGGCGCCAAGCACAAGGACGTCCCGCTGCGCTACTTCAACCAGTGCATCTCCCTTGGCCGACGTGAGGGCCTGATCCAGTTCGTCACCGCCGACGACCGCGCCGTCCGCCGCGCCCTGACGGGACGCCTCGCCGCCCTCTACAAGGAACTGGTCTGCAAGGGCGCGGCCTGGGGCGTCGCCCACCCCACCCTCGGCCTGCCGACCCGCCGCCGCCCCGTCGTGGAGCAGCAGACCCCCGCCGGCGCACCGGCCGAGGCCGCCGCGTGAGCGCGACGAAGCCGTGCTGAAGGTCTCGCCCGGACGCGAGGGATCCAACGCCCATAAGCACTGGATCCGCTACCACGGCACCGGCACCGGCACCGCAGGGGCGTAACAGGAGCAGGCAGGGCCCCCGCTCGAGCATCACATCTGCCGACGCGGACGCGGTGTATGAAGCCTGCCAGGACGAGGACATTCAGTTCTATGCCCCGGTGCCGGTGCCGTACCGGCGTGTGGACGCGGAGAAGCCACCCTCGGCGTCCACCGCATCGAGTAGTGGGCCATGGCCGGGAACGCCGGCTCGCGTGCCGTCGCCGAGAAGCTCGGATTCACCGTCGAAGGAACACTGCGCCATCGCGGCATCGCCAACGACGGCAGGCCACACGACCGGTGGGTGGGTGGACTGCTCAGATCCTGATGACGCTCAGGCCGGTGCTACGCCGGCTGCGTCTCAGCTCTTCCGCGCAGACGATCCGGCTCGGACAGTTCACGCTCTCAGGCGCTTCGCCCTCAGCAAGTAGTACGGTCCCTGGGGCGGGGCCCGGTGAGCTCTGCCAACCGCACAGGTAAGGGGGTTGTTGTGAGTCAGGTGCTGTACGGAGAGCGGTCGCGGAATCCGCTCGCACGCACAGTGGAGTTGACCGATGCCGTCCTGCGCAGGGGCAGCTGGACCACGCCTGTGAGCGAGTTGAACCTCGCCGCCATGGCCGAGGCGTTTCAGCGGGGCTATTGGCTCGGTGGCGGCGGAGCGGAACGCCCCCTGGAGCAGTTGGCTGACGGTGCCGGCATCGTCCCGGTGACGCGGGTCACCGGGACTGCCACGCCGGTGAGGGTTCGGCGTGCGGCCGAGTTCGCCCGCAGTCTGGGGGAATTGGCGGTACGGCAGTGCGGCGGGCCCGAGCAGGTCGCTGCCCTGGCGGCCCAGGCACGCGCCGAGGACGTACCTCTGTGGATGGCGCGGCGGCACGCGCCCGGACCCGCCGGGCCGGTCACCGTCGTCGTGGACCGGCGGCTGGTGCGTGTGGACGTGTGGGGCCCGCACGCTCCCGTCGTGCGGATTCGAGCACCGCAGGGCTTCCACCGCGATTCTCCCGAGCCGTCCAAGGGCCTGCGGCTGACCGTCGGCGACGCTCCGGCGCAGCTCTCCCTCAGAAAGAAGCTGCGGAAGTCCAAGAGTTCGGTGGAGGTACGGCTGCCCGGGCAGCACTGGGTCCTACGGCGCGAGAACACGGTGAGTTCGTGGCTGCTGCGCGACGAACGACCGGTCGCCCTCCTGACGTGCCCCGCGCGCCGACCGGCGCTCGACCCGAACACGGTCTTGCTGCCACTGGCCCCCGTGCGGCACGAGAGCCCTGACCCTCTGGATGCCGTCATGGCACACGTCTTCTCCGTGGCCTTCGGGCTGGGGGACACGACGGGTATGGCGCGGTTCGGGACGCAGCGGCGCGCGGTGAACGGCGGTGAGCCGTTTGCCGTGGACGGGGATTGGGACCGTCCGTGGTTCAGCAATCTGGGAAGAGCAGGTGAGGACAACGACCCTGGCGGCGGTGACGGCTGGGGTGCGGACGGCGGCGACGGCGGGGATTCCGGCGGGAGCGACGGCGGCGACTAGGATCCATCGAAGCCCTGATCCCCCGGAGCCTCCCAACGTGCCAACTGGCAGGATCCGCCGTATGACTTCCTCCGTAGTTGAGTCATGGACCCACATCGAGGCGTGGCTCGTGGCCAACGCACCACGCACCTTTGCCAAGTTGGCGCCTCCGGCCGACCGCGCGGTGATCGCCGCCGCGGAAGAAGCTCTCGGCCTGGCATTCCCCCCTGCCCTCACGGAATCGCTCCTTCGGCATGACGGCACCGCGTACGGCGTCCTGTTACCGCCGTTCTGGGCGATGCTCGGCACGCAGCACATCGTGGACGCCTGGAAGAGGCGGACTCACATCTACGAGCCGGAACCTTCGGACACCGAGCCGCACGATGCCGAAAGCGAGTACGGGCCATGGTGGCATCGGCAATGGATTCCCTTCGCCGCCGACGGGTCCGGTGACTACCTGGTGATCGATCAACGTCCAACCCCCAAGTGCGGACGGATCGGAGACGCGGACCACGAGGACGGCTGCCGCTTCAATCCGCACCCGATGTGGGCTTCCTTGCCGGAACTGCTGGACATGACCGCCACCGCACTTGAGTCCGGCGACCTCGCGGACTGCTACGAACGAGTCGTGCTCGACAGGGAGTTGACTTGGGAGTTCTGAGCGGTCGCCGGCGGACTCCTGACAGATACCGACCGTGACCCCGGCCCTCCCGAGGTCCGTCAGTCGCACCTCCGTCTCCAGTGGACGAAGCGTTCCACCGGGTCGCCCTCGACCTGCCACGGCCAGGGGCACACCAGGTTTTCCGTGGCGTGGAAGGTCAGTCGGGCCTCGTCGGTCCGGCCGGCCTTCGCGAGGGCGTAGGCCAGGAGGTTGAGGTCGGCGATGCGGGCCGCGTGGCGTAGGTAGCCGGGCTGGAGCCATTGGGGTGCGGTCCGGTCCAGGAGGCGTGCGTTTTGAGGCTGCTCCCAGTAGCGGGCGGCCACGAGTGCGCTCAGTCCGCTTCCGGCCAGCTCACGGTGGTACTGGTCGACGGCTGCCGCGAGTGGCAGGCAGGCGGGCGGCATCTGCGGTGGCATGACCGTGACCACGTCGTCGAGGAACTCCCTTCGCGCCGCCTGGCTGCCCTGTCCGTCCGGTGACAGGTGGACGAAGATCGTCAGGTAGGCCTCGCGGTTCCATGGGTCGCGGGCGGCGATCTCCTTCCAGACCGGGGTGAGTTCGGCGCTCGTGCGGCCCTCGACGCACAGGGCCGCGAGAAGGGCGACCCAGGGTGTGGGGTCGGCGGGGGCGGCGTCGGCGGCGCGCCGGCAGGTGTCCAGTGTGGCGGCCGCGTCGTCGAGTCGGCCGGTGAGACGTGCGGTGTGCACGTCGGCCCAGGCGTGCAGGACGAGGGCGTCGGCGCTGCGTGGGTGTTTCAGGCGCCAGCGCCGGGCGAGGGAGGGGGCGGCTCCGGCCAGTACGGTGACTCGGTGGCCGCGCCTGTCCCAGTCGCTGTTCGGGTCGCGCAGGAGGCGTTCGGCCTGGGCGATCAGGATGTCCTGGGGGCCCGTGCCGGGTGCGCCGGCCAGTGAGTGCAGAACGCGGCCGAGCGGTGCGTCGTCGAGTTCCGGCGCCAGTCGCGGGGTTTCGGCGGGACGGCGGCGGAAGAGCGCCATCAGCAGTGGCCTCGTCTCAGTGTGTTCCGTGTGCTGCCTGGACCAGCGCGTCGAAGAGACGCTGCTGGACGGGGTCCTCGTGCGCGGTGTCTTCTGGGTGCCACTGCACGCCGACGAACCAGTTCTGGCCGTGGGAGAGTTCGACGGCTTCGACCGTGCCGTCGCCCGCGCGGGCGGTGACGGTCAGTCCCTCGCCGAGCCGGTCCACGTGCTGGTGGTGGTAGCAGGAGGCCTCGGTCTTGTCGGCGCCGGTGATCCTGGTGAGGGCGGAGCCGGGGGCGAAGGAGACGGGGTGGCGGACGTGTCTGTGTTCGCGCTCGGGACCGCCCATGTCCTGGTGCAGGGTGCCTCCGAGGGCCGTGTTGACGACCTGCAGGCCGCGGCAGACGGCCAGGGTCGGAAGCCCGCTCGTGAGGGCCTTCCGGGCCAGTTCGAGGTCGAAGGCGTCCTGCTCGTCGTCGACGTCGTAGACGGCCTCGTGCGCGTCGGCCGCTCCGTAGCGGTGGGGTGCGATGTCGCCGCCGCCCGGGAGCAGCAGGCCGTCGAAGCGGGTGAGGCGGGCGGCGGTCTCGGCGGGGTCGGCGGTGCCTCCGGGGGCATGCGGGTGGAGGGTGGCGGGTTCGCCGCCGGCCCGCCAGACGGCCTCGATCAGGGCGCGGGCGTTGACCTCGGCGGCGTAGCGCAGGGCGGAGGTGGTGGCGGAGAAGCGGGCGGGGATCGCGATCAGCGGGCGGTGGGTCACAGCTGGATCCAGGTGGTCTTCACTTCGGTGTACTTCTCCAGGGCGTGCGCGGACTTGTCGCGGCCGTTGCCGGACTGCTTCATGCCGCCGAAGGGGACGGTCAGGTCGCCCTCCTCGTAGCAGTTGACCCAGACCGTGCCGGCCTTGAGGGCACGGGAGACCCGGTGGGCGGTGGACAGGTCGGAGGTCCACAGGCCTGCGGCGAGGCCGTACTCGGTGGTGTTGGCGAGGGCTACCGCCTCGTCGAGGTCGTCGAAGGTGAGGACGGACAGCACGGGTCCGAAGATCTCCTCGCGGGCCAGCCGGCCGGCCGGGTCGACCTGGTCGAAGACGGTCGGCTGGAGGTAGACGCCGCCGGTCTCGGTGAGGGTGCGTGCGCCGCCGGTGCGCAGCCTGGCGCCGTCGTCGACCGCGGCGTGGACATGGCCGAGCACCCGGTCGAGGTGGTCCTGGCCGACCAGGGCGCCCATCTCGGTGGTGGGGTCGAGGGGGTCGCCGACGCGCAGCGCGCGGGCGCGTGCCACGACGGCTTCGGTGACCTCTTCGGCGATGGACGAGTGCACCAGCAGCCGCGAGGGCGCGGTGCACATCTCGCCCTGGTTGAAGAAGATGCCCCAGGCGGCGGTGGCGGCCGCCTTCTCCAGGTCGGGGGCGTCGGGCAGGACGATGTTCGGGGACTTGCCGCCCAGTTCCAGCCAGACACGCTTGAGGTTGGAGTCGGCGGCGTAGCGCAGGAAGTGACGGCCGACGGCGGTGGAGCCGGTGAAGGCCAGGACGTCCACGTCGGGGTGGAGTCCGAGCGCGCGGCCCGTCACCGGGCCGTCCCCCGCGATGACGTTGAGCGCGCCCGCCGGCAGCCCTGCCTCCAGGGCGAGCCTGCCGAGCAGGAGCGCCGAGAGCGGTGAGTTCTCCGAGGGCTTGAGCACGACCGTGCAGCCGGCGGCGAGAGCCGGGGCGATCTTCCATCCGGCGAGCGTCAGGGGGAAGTTCCATGGCACGACCGCGCCGACGACTCCGGCGGGTTCCCGGGTGACCAGGGCGAGGGCGTCCGCCGCGGTGTGCGGGGACTCGTCGGTGAGCTTGTCGGCGAGCTGGCCGTACCAGCGGAAGGTGTTGATCACGGCACGCAGTTCGATGTCGTGGGCGTCCGTGATCGGTTTGCCCATCTCCAGGCTGACGGTGAGCGCCAGTTCGCTGCGGTGCTGTTCCAGGAGGTCGGCGAGGCGGATCAGGATCCGTCCGCGCTCTGCGGGGGCCAGGCGCGGCCAGGGGCCGTGGTCGAAGGCCCGGCGTGCGGCGGCGACGGCCGCGTCCACCTCGGCCGCGCCGGCGTCGGCCACCTCGGCCAGGACCTGACCATCGCGGGGCGAGACGACGCTGAACGTGCCGCCGCCCCCGAACTCGTCGGCGCCGTCGATCAGGTGGGCGGTGTGCGGGGCCAGGTTCTTGGCTCGGTGCAGCCAGTCGTCGTAGGTGGCGGTGGTCATGCGGTCCTCCAGACCACGTCGTTTGTGTTCTTGACGAAACAAAGAGGAAGAGGGCCTACCCGCGGGCGCGCGCCCGTGCGAGGTACGGGCGCGCGCCGAGGGGGGAAGGTCAAGTCGTCAGAGGTGCGGCTCGTCGGCGGCGCATGCGTTCGTTGAGCACGCCGAGCGCCATGACGACGGGCACGGTGATGACCAGCCACACGGCGGTGCTCGTCTCGCCGCCGATCAGGGTGGTGAAGTTGGCGAGGATGAGCCAGATCGCGCCCGCGAGGCCGAGTGCGCCGAGCACCGGTGCGACGAGGGTGTTCCAGGTGCGGGAGTCCGTGCGCCGGCGGCGGAAGAACACCACGACCGACACCGAGGTCAGAAGGTAGAGCAGCATCATCGCCAGGACGGCCAGGCCGCTGAACCAGGAGAACAGCGTCAGCACCGGGTCCTTGCCGGCCAGCGCGAACGGTACGACGAGGACGGCGGCGATCAGGGTCTGGACACAGCCGGCGATCCAGGGAGCGTGCCGGGTGTTGAGGCGGCACAGACCCGCGGGAATCTGACCGTCACGGCTGAGGGAGAACAGGTAGCGGTTGGCGGAGTTGTGGAAGGTCAGGATGCCGGCGAACAGGGAGGTGGCCAGCAGAACGGGCAGGACGTCGCTGACCCAGCCGCCGAACTGGTCGGCGATGGGGGCGAAGACGAAGCCGGCGGAGTCCCCGGCGGCCAGCGCCTTGCCCGCCGCACCCGGTGCCTGCGAGGCGCCGTAGGCGGAGATGAGCATCCAGGAAGTGAGGGCGAAGAAGCCGGTGACCACGACCACCGACAGATAGGTGGCCCGCGGAACGGTCTTCTTCGGCTCCTTGGCCTCTTCGCCGTAGATTGCGGTGGCCTCGAAGCCGAACATCGACGCCACGGCGAACATCACGGCGACTCCGGGCGCGCCCTGGAGTGCCGCCGACGGGGAGAAGCTGTCGGCGGCGCCGAGTCCTTCAGGGCCGCCGCCCTTGAACAGGGTGACGAGGGCGAAGACCAGCAGGATGCTGAACTCGGCGAGGACGAAGACTGCGAGGATCTTGGCGCCCATCTCGATACCGGCGGCACCCAGTGCCTGGACAACCGCCATCGTGACCAGGGCGTACACCCACCACCCCAGGTGGATCCCGGTGTGGGCGGCGACGAGGCCGCTGACGATCGAGCCGTACAGGCCGTACATCGCCGCCTGGATGACGCAGTACGCGAACAGGGCGACGCTCGCGCTGCCCGCGCCGGCCGTCCGGCCGAGGCCCGCGCCGATGTAGGTGTAGAAGGCACCGGCGTCCACGACGTGGCGCCCCATGGCGACGAATCCCACGGAGAAGAGGAGGATCACGGCCCCGGCCACCACGTAGGCGGCCGGTGTACCGGATCCGTTGCCGATGGCGATCGAGATCGGGGCAGCGCCGGCGATTCCGGTCAGCGGGGCCTGACCGGACAGAACGAAGAAGAGGATGCCCAGGACGCCCAGGGCGTTGGGCTTGAGTGTGGCTGAAGTGGGGGCGTCCCGTACGGTCCGCTCCGCGGAGGCCGTCTGACTGTCCACTCGGATCACCTGCCAGAGAGGGGGAGGATCGTTTCAGGCCAAACGAGTTGCCTCATCCTGGGGCCGAACTATCCGTTTGACAAGGGGGTGGGAGCAGGGAATCCCGCCGCTCGCCGAATTCTTACAGCGCCTCAACCGGCGACGACCGGCCGCACGGGCGCCGGCCCAAATTTTGGGTGTCCGGACAACGCGGACCCCGGCACCCGACCAGGTCGTCGGAACAGCCCAGACATCGGCCCACGACCAAAGACGTCCACGCAGCGCGGATCAGCCCT
Above is a genomic segment from Streptomyces sp. SLBN-31 containing:
- a CDS encoding NAD(P)/FAD-dependent oxidoreductase, with product MQHRIVVLGAGYAGATAAGRLARRLRREDACVTLVNAEPDFVERVRMHQLATGQDLTPRPLDEMFAGTGVDVTVARVTAVDADRKAVTVTTGDGTDELPYDTLVYALGSHWNDQGVPGAAEHAHEIAGRAGALRLRRDLADLDGGRPVVVVGGGLTGLEAVTEIAEARPDLELALVARAGLGDWLSDKGRLHLKAVLERLGVTVHEHTAVTAVEADRVVTGDGTALPSAVTVWTTGFTVHPIARATTLDVTDTGRIVVDGTMRSVSHPDVYAVGDAAWAKGPGDKPLRMSCASGVPSAWQAADAIAGRLTGAKHKDVPLRYFNQCISLGRREGLIQFVTADDRAVRRALTGRLAALYKELVCKGAAWGVAHPTLGLPTRRRPVVEQQTPAGAPAEAAA
- a CDS encoding GNAT family N-acetyltransferase, translated to MAGNAGSRAVAEKLGFTVEGTLRHRGIANDGRPHDRWVGGLLRS
- a CDS encoding SMI1/KNR4 family protein, translating into MTSSVVESWTHIEAWLVANAPRTFAKLAPPADRAVIAAAEEALGLAFPPALTESLLRHDGTAYGVLLPPFWAMLGTQHIVDAWKRRTHIYEPEPSDTEPHDAESEYGPWWHRQWIPFAADGSGDYLVIDQRPTPKCGRIGDADHEDGCRFNPHPMWASLPELLDMTATALESGDLADCYERVVLDRELTWEF
- a CDS encoding gamma-glutamyl-gamma-aminobutyrate hydrolase family protein, whose amino-acid sequence is MTHRPLIAIPARFSATTSALRYAAEVNARALIEAVWRAGGEPATLHPHAPGGTADPAETAARLTRFDGLLLPGGGDIAPHRYGAADAHEAVYDVDDEQDAFDLELARKALTSGLPTLAVCRGLQVVNTALGGTLHQDMGGPEREHRHVRHPVSFAPGSALTRITGADKTEASCYHHQHVDRLGEGLTVTARAGDGTVEAVELSHGQNWFVGVQWHPEDTAHEDPVQQRLFDALVQAAHGTH
- a CDS encoding aldehyde dehydrogenase; amino-acid sequence: MTTATYDDWLHRAKNLAPHTAHLIDGADEFGGGGTFSVVSPRDGQVLAEVADAGAAEVDAAVAAARRAFDHGPWPRLAPAERGRILIRLADLLEQHRSELALTVSLEMGKPITDAHDIELRAVINTFRWYGQLADKLTDESPHTAADALALVTREPAGVVGAVVPWNFPLTLAGWKIAPALAAGCTVVLKPSENSPLSALLLGRLALEAGLPAGALNVIAGDGPVTGRALGLHPDVDVLAFTGSTAVGRHFLRYAADSNLKRVWLELGGKSPNIVLPDAPDLEKAAATAAWGIFFNQGEMCTAPSRLLVHSSIAEEVTEAVVARARALRVGDPLDPTTEMGALVGQDHLDRVLGHVHAAVDDGARLRTGGARTLTETGGVYLQPTVFDQVDPAGRLAREEIFGPVLSVLTFDDLDEAVALANTTEYGLAAGLWTSDLSTAHRVSRALKAGTVWVNCYEEGDLTVPFGGMKQSGNGRDKSAHALEKYTEVKTTWIQL
- a CDS encoding APC family permease; the protein is MDSQTASAERTVRDAPTSATLKPNALGVLGILFFVLSGQAPLTGIAGAAPISIAIGNGSGTPAAYVVAGAVILLFSVGFVAMGRHVVDAGAFYTYIGAGLGRTAGAGSASVALFAYCVIQAAMYGLYGSIVSGLVAAHTGIHLGWWVYALVTMAVVQALGAAGIEMGAKILAVFVLAEFSILLVFALVTLFKGGGPEGLGAADSFSPSAALQGAPGVAVMFAVASMFGFEATAIYGEEAKEPKKTVPRATYLSVVVVTGFFALTSWMLISAYGASQAPGAAGKALAAGDSAGFVFAPIADQFGGWVSDVLPVLLATSLFAGILTFHNSANRYLFSLSRDGQIPAGLCRLNTRHAPWIAGCVQTLIAAVLVVPFALAGKDPVLTLFSWFSGLAVLAMMLLYLLTSVSVVVFFRRRRTDSRTWNTLVAPVLGALGLAGAIWLILANFTTLIGGETSTAVWLVITVPVVMALGVLNERMRRRRAAPLTT